The Mangifera indica cultivar Alphonso chromosome 19, CATAS_Mindica_2.1, whole genome shotgun sequence nucleotide sequence AATCAGCCTTTCAGGAGGAATGGCCTACCTCCATACAATAATAGGCAACGATTGCAAATAAACATAACCTGCACCACCATAAAGTTAGAATTTTCCCAAGACTGCTTTTATATGTTGGGACAGATACACTGATATTCATAGTACAATAGATGAAATGGAAGAAACTTCCCACTCCGGTGTAATAATTCTCATTCTATCCAGGCACAGTACAAGACTTATATAAACATTAACTATTGGGtgcaaaatgatattttccttttttccatTTCTGACCATAGAAACTACATATGATCAAACCTCTCAGTACAATAGAGTAAATctcaaaaccaaacaatttaaCATAACGTAAAGTGCTTTATCCCATACATTGCATATAAATTCCAACATCCTAACAGGTTGCTTCAAGAGTTGAACAGTATGCAATGATCATagcattattttgttatttcatatcACTTCATTTTCTTAAAAGTATCAATAAGCCAGCTTATTAGTCGGACTTTAACAATATCGAACTTGTATCTAAAATCTTAATCTTGAATAACTTTGGCTTGACAATTGACTATTTTAAAgcataatttacaaatatagCCCGTGCAATCCATATTAATTGGAGCGGAGCACCCCCAATGCTATTCATTTCAATAGTAACACGAATGCATTCATAATGTAACTCTTAATtagtaaatacaaaaataaaaaaaaatgatcaagaATTATACGGATATAATAcgataaatagtaaaaaatacgtttataaaaaaaaatcataaaatttggatagTAAACGTGTATATAAGAGTTTAATACGacatatcatcaataatatgtttttaaaaatatgacaaaatcaattataattttaacatttctcATAGATTTTCTggttaataattcaaatgtaaagtatATAAGTCactaaggagaaaaataaatacaacccatcaacaaaaatacataagGCAAATTTAGAGAGCAAGGATTCCAAATTTACCAATAAAGCAGGATAGGCTTCAAAATCTTCCTACTTCCAAACTTTCCCAGTCGGGGGTTCTGGCAACCACTTGTCTCCAATTCAGCAtgataaataaatgaacaaaaatttgcaataaaaatttcaaacaatacATAAAGTAATCAAGTACGCATAATTTATCAACAATCATGAGGAAATACCTCAAAACGAGAGGCTTTGAAGCCCAAGGAGACTCCTTGAGACTCGGTTCTTGCAGCTCTTATTATCAGACTTTTTCTTGTTGGCGAAGACTGTATCAGTACAATTCTCCTTAGCTGAAGAGGATGAAAACCCAAATTCAAATATGACCGTTTCGTTGACAAAAATGCACGTGGCAGAGCCTGAGCCAGTGCACGTACTCCCGCTGCTGAGTCCACCGTACTTACAGCAGTCGGCATGATTCGAAGCTCAAGTTAGTTAAACTGCAGCTCCGCTCAAACGATAAATAGTAAAACCGTTTTTGTCCCAAGGAAATTTTTAGCGCACCCAAGAGTTTCTTTAACTAACAATGTCCCCCTTACTTCAAAAACATTAACAGGTGTCAAAGGGCCCAAGCCAGCCCGAGACCAGCCCAGgcccttttttattttccacGGCCTATTACTCTAGTAAATCATATCAGACCCGTACATTGTTTGGGTCATACCCGAGTTTGAAAATCAGGCCCACAGGCCAACCCAATACAACTCATTATTGTAAGgagcaaaaaaaattttaaaaatttataattttttaatttattaattattaaatttaaaaactcgtACTTTctagtaaaagaaaatataaaaaaaagttataatgtaataaaaaataaaaaaattagacttatttataaaaaatgagttgagtttTTAAGAACAATCTCATATATACAGaacaaacttaatatttaagtttttatttataataagtgaaGAAAGTTGTTGAAAGTGTTTATTTCTAATATAAGACACTTTtacaaaaatgtaaaatacaaaaatctCCTACATTGAAAAGATATACTCAAactacttcttttattctttataaataaagacTAAGTATTATGTTTATCTTACATACGGGAGATGTTAAGTTTATCTTCATTTGCATCataattcaactttcaaatatataataacacttaattatttaattaaaaaaatattttattatcaaattaacagATTGACCTATCAAAAACCTATAGACCAACTTGTTAAGGGTTTAGTACAGTCTACTATAGTGCAAGTCATGTCATAGGTCTTCAATATATGGTAAAGTGGCCCAGGCCGCAAGGCTAACACTCGGCTAGGCACGACTTGCTCTATTAACATCTCTatgtatgaaaaataaattcaacattaaaatttttaggaaaatgccgttttaattttattttcacatgtagcatgctttcataattaaaatgaaaattgtgatatatttttcaaaattgttgTGTAGTCATGATACTTCTtctaaaatttcacaaaaactGCATCAAATAAGCAGTGATTAaatatgtcatcaacatacaacTCAACCAAGAATGTGGGTAGAAGTCGTTTTATCTAAAAACGatgtaaatcatattttcatttatatttccTACTCCTACAAGGTAATTATTATCCACTTATCCTATAAATAAAAGAGTGTAGAGAgacaaaagaattatttaattttctttttatttgaaacataatattatgtgcacttataatgaatataaaaaattagatactaatgatgatgtgtcactatataattaaataatattttatttttattttaaaatcatttaattatatagtaaaacaCTATAATTAGTACACattttaagtatacataattttattgttttttaaatactattttataagataatttatttatccactttaaatacataaataaatatacacttatatgtatcataaataattgaataattctgaattaaaaataaagtaatataaaaacatgtaattattatgatttgataGGCCTGCAATTAGACCTAATGAATTGGGTTTAGCATGTTCCAGCCCAAGCCCAAAACTTTTTTTGGGTTCAAGCTTTGATCAGCCCATTCAAACATCATTGTTAAAGCCCGATTCATTAAAAACTTTTGCGAGTGAACACCTGTGCCTTCTTGGTCTGTCGAACTTCTTCTTTAATGGGTGTTTGCTCGTTTCAATCTTTAACGCTACTGAGCTACAGGTTTGACCTCTCTGCAACATTGTGATTTCTCGTGAGCTGCCTGATATAATCGGTGAAATGAAAAGTTTAGAGGCGTTGATTCTCTCTGATAATGTGTTGTCTGGGAAGTACCTCCAAATTTGACAGCTTTACAGAATCTAACTGTTGTTTCTTTGAGAAGTCCGatagtt carries:
- the LOC123202780 gene encoding uncharacterized protein LOC123202780 yields the protein MPTAVSTVDSAAGVRALAQALPRAFLSTKRSYLNLGFHPLQLRRIVLIQSSPTRKSLIIRAARTESQGVSLGFKASRFETSGCQNPRLGKFGSRKILKPILLYWLCLFAIVAYYCMEKGLAAAAISSYSEATHPQVLVISEFEIRAELKLLYDFYKMKMFFTR